A genome region from Vicinamibacteria bacterium includes the following:
- a CDS encoding DUF58 domain-containing protein: MAKRSAIENERLGRFVEPKVLARISNLNLLARSVVQGFISGLHRSTYLGRSVDFAEHRAYMPGDDIRQIDWRLFARTDRFYVKEFEADTNTSLTLLLDVSRSMNFGSEGITKLDYARYLAASLAVFSQKQRDRIGLVTFDEDIVDFVPPSAKHLEIVLHVIDRLKSVGASNYAKPLVKVAEAIHRRGIVVLISDLYDEPESILDSVKGLRYKGNDLIVFHVLDPAELSFPYDDAANYRDIESGEAVPIIPDYLREEYRRLVQDHVSRLTRTLGDNRIDYSLFDTSVPLDYALFHYLATRERLTRTR, from the coding sequence ATGGCCAAAAGGTCGGCAATAGAGAACGAGAGACTGGGTCGCTTCGTCGAGCCCAAGGTTCTCGCCAGAATCTCCAATCTCAATCTTCTGGCCAGAAGTGTCGTGCAGGGCTTCATCAGCGGGCTGCATCGCTCGACCTATCTCGGCCGGTCGGTGGATTTTGCCGAGCACCGGGCCTATATGCCCGGCGACGATATCCGACAGATCGATTGGCGTCTGTTTGCCCGCACCGACCGTTTCTACGTCAAGGAGTTCGAGGCCGATACGAACACCAGCTTGACTCTGCTCCTGGATGTTTCCCGGTCGATGAATTTCGGAAGCGAAGGCATTACCAAGCTGGACTACGCTCGTTATCTCGCGGCGTCTTTGGCCGTGTTCTCGCAGAAGCAGCGGGATCGGATCGGACTCGTCACATTCGACGAGGACATCGTCGATTTCGTGCCCCCCTCGGCCAAGCATCTCGAGATCGTGCTGCACGTTATCGACCGGTTGAAATCCGTCGGCGCGAGCAACTACGCCAAGCCCCTGGTCAAAGTAGCCGAGGCCATCCACCGTCGCGGAATCGTGGTTCTCATTTCCGACCTCTACGACGAGCCAGAATCGATCCTCGACTCGGTCAAGGGCCTGCGCTACAAGGGCAACGATCTCATCGTCTTCCACGTGCTCGACCCCGCGGAGCTTAGCTTCCCCTATGACGACGCCGCCAATTACCGGGACATCGAATCGGGTGAGGCCGTTCCCATCATCCCAGATTATCTCCGCGAGGAGTACCGTCGCCTCGTCCAGGACCACGTTTCGCGACTGACGAGAACGCTGGGAGACAACCGAATCGACTACTCGCTCTTCGATACCTCGGTTCCTCTGGACTATGCTCTGTTCCACTACCTCGCGACCCGCGAGCGGCTGACGAGAACGAGATGA
- a CDS encoding MoxR family ATPase, which translates to MAHKEDDTTALEKAEDIDLADQLKKAYGDITRELRKLIVGQEEAIEQVLLSLFVGGNSIVTGVPGLAKTLIVHTVAQVLDLKFARIQFTPDLMPSDITGTDLVQEDPQTGRRELVFMPGPIFNNIVLADEINRTPPKTQSALLEAMQEHRVTIQGRTYTLEEPFFVFATQNPIELEGTYPLPEAQLDRFMFNIIIDYMPLEDELEVVRNTTAVQDYEFANVVTGEDILAFQTLVRKVPVSDAIMRYAVSLARTSRPGFEGAPDFVNKWVEYGASVRAAQYIVLGAKARALMRGRYHVSYEDVRALARPVFRHRILINFHAQSERVTSEKIVDQLLDAVPVSKSQM; encoded by the coding sequence TTGGCTCACAAAGAAGACGACACCACGGCGCTCGAAAAAGCCGAAGACATCGATCTCGCCGATCAGCTCAAGAAGGCTTACGGAGACATCACCCGTGAGCTCCGGAAGCTCATCGTCGGTCAGGAGGAGGCGATCGAGCAGGTGCTCCTGTCCCTCTTCGTCGGCGGCAACAGCATTGTCACTGGCGTTCCCGGCCTGGCCAAGACTCTGATTGTGCACACCGTCGCTCAGGTCCTCGACCTGAAGTTCGCCCGCATCCAGTTCACCCCCGACCTCATGCCCTCGGACATCACCGGCACCGATCTCGTGCAGGAGGATCCCCAGACCGGAAGGCGGGAGCTCGTCTTCATGCCCGGTCCGATTTTCAACAACATCGTCCTCGCCGACGAGATCAACCGGACCCCTCCCAAGACCCAGTCGGCGCTGCTCGAGGCCATGCAAGAGCATCGCGTCACCATTCAGGGCCGTACCTACACGCTGGAGGAGCCCTTTTTCGTCTTCGCCACCCAGAACCCCATCGAGCTCGAGGGCACCTACCCGCTTCCCGAAGCCCAGCTGGATCGGTTCATGTTCAACATCATCATCGACTACATGCCCCTGGAGGACGAGCTCGAGGTTGTCCGCAACACGACCGCGGTTCAAGACTATGAATTCGCGAACGTCGTGACCGGCGAGGACATACTCGCTTTTCAGACTCTCGTACGAAAGGTGCCCGTCTCGGACGCGATCATGCGATACGCCGTGAGCCTCGCCCGGACCTCGCGACCGGGATTCGAGGGGGCCCCCGACTTCGTGAACAAGTGGGTCGAGTACGGTGCGAGCGTTCGCGCCGCCCAATACATCGTTCTGGGAGCCAAGGCCCGTGCCCTCATGCGGGGTCGCTATCACGTCAGCTACGAGGACGTTCGTGCCCTTGCCCGCCCGGTGTTTCGCCATCGGATTCTGATCAACTTTCATGCCCAGTCGGAGCGGGTGACTTCCGAGAAAATCGTGGACCAGCTGCTGGACGCCGTGCCGGTATCGAAATCCCAGATGTAG